A region from the Helicoverpa armigera isolate CAAS_96S chromosome 6, ASM3070526v1, whole genome shotgun sequence genome encodes:
- the LOC110373116 gene encoding uncharacterized protein LOC110373116, producing the protein MATVQTPPEMSLSASLPVQQEQSEIDLMALTMAALRFVNPWSVETKSSQWKDQIVPGAPEAKDRTITLAEVRMHDTPQDCWVVIYDRVYDITTFFDEHPGGADIMFEYAGHDASTAFRSSGHSRMATKALERFLVGELPMQERMYRRPGGIRLSDIPE; encoded by the exons ATGGCGACTGTACAGACCCCTCCAGAGATGAGCCTTTCGGCATCTCTCCCGGTGCAGCAGGAGCAATCTGAAATAGACCTGATGGCGCTGACCATGGCGGCTCTACGCTTCGTCAACCCCTGGTCAGTGGAGACCAAGTCGAGCCAGTGGAAAGACCAGATAGTCCCGGGAGCACCCGAGGCTAAAGATCGTACCATCACCCTGGCGGAGGTGCGCATGCACGACACGCCCCAAGACTGCTGGGTGGTCATCTACGATCGAGTGTATGACATCACTACTTTCTTTGATGAG CACCCTGGTGGCGCGGACATAATGTTCGAGTACGCGGGTCACGACGCGAGCACCGCGTTCCGCAGCTCGGGCCACTCCCGCATGGCTACCAAAGCTTTAGAACGATTCCTGGTTGGAGAGCTGCCCATGCAAGAGCGCATGTACCGACGACCCGGCGGAATCCGTCTCAGTGATATCCCAGAATGA
- the LOC110373098 gene encoding metallophosphoesterase 1, with amino-acid sequence MPLLLPRLRRSFLSNFIPRLFIGLAFIYVYCEYLIYYVTQIQCGWAMLSKEPTEGVEPVYAMVIADTHLLGSRNGHWFDKWRREWQMHRAFQTALTLHRPEVVFVLGDLFDEGKWCPEKEFNDYVERFYKLFEVPETTAMYSVVGNHDIGFHYRITPHLAKRFETRLKSPPVQLVSIRGNHFVLINSMAMEGDGCTLCARTVAEIANISNILKCSSGSSLCKGKRRLERYSRPIIMQHYPLYRESDTICTEPDAAPLPERNSLFEERWDCLSKESTEYLVESLHPRAAFGAHTHHSCMLRHSFVPTTDHKIEFVEYTVPSFSWRNRLDPKYYLLTITPEEVKVSKCGLPREWTLQITAILMTLALLVYLRYYTSVNTLNYKLLSGKKV; translated from the exons ATTCCGCGTTTATTTATCGGCTTAGCGTTTATATACGTTTattgtgaatatttaatttattatgttacacAAATTCAG TGTGGGTGGGCAATGCTCAGCAAAGAGCCCACGGAGGGAGTGGAGCCAGTATATGCAATGGTTATAGCTGATACGCACCTACTTGGTTCACGGAACGGTCACTGGTTTGATAAATGGAGGCGAGAATGGCAGATGCATCGAGCTTTTCAAACGGCTTTGACCCTACATAGACCAGAAGTTGTCTTTGTTTTAG GTGATCTCTTTGATGAGGGCAAATGGTGTCCTGAAAAAGAATTCAATGATTATGTTGAAAGATTCTACAAATTGTTTGAAGTACCTGAAACCACTGCTATGTACTCTGTTGTAGGAAATCATGACATTGGCTTCCATTACAG GATAACGCCGCACCTCGCCAAAAGGTTCGAGACACGACTGAAGTCCCCACCAGTGCAACTAGTTAGCATTAGAGGGAATCACTTTGTCCTTATCAACTCTATGGCGATGGAGGGAGATGGCTGCACGCTCTGTGCGCGGACTGTCGCTGAAATAGCTAACATATCTA ATATACTCAAATGCAGTAGTGGGTCAAGTTTATGCAAAGGAAAAAGAAGACTGGAACGATATAGTAGGCCTATCATTATGCAA CACTACCCTTTATACAGAGAATCAGACACTATATGTACTGAGCCCGATGCTGCCCCCTTACCTGAAAGAAACAGTTTATTCGAGGAGCGATGGGACTGCCTATCGAAAGAATCCACGGAGTACTTAGTAGAGAGCTTGCACCCGCGCGCCGCGTTCGGTGCGCACACACATCACagctgcatgctgcgacataGCTTCGTGCCAACCACTGATCATAAGATTGAGTTCGTTGAGTACACAGTACCTTCGTTTTCGTGGAGAAATAGACTGGATCCTAAGTATTATTTG TTGACAATAACTCCGGAAGAGGTGAAGGTGTCTAAATGCGGCCTCCCCCGCGAGTGGACCCTGCAGATCACGGCCATACTGATGACGCTCGCTCTACTAGTCTACCTGCGGTACTACACCAGTGTGAATACGCTCAATTATAAACTATT ATCAGGAAAGAAAGTGTGA